The following coding sequences lie in one Apium graveolens cultivar Ventura chromosome 1, ASM990537v1, whole genome shotgun sequence genomic window:
- the LOC141719549 gene encoding uncharacterized protein LOC141719549, giving the protein MVPLPLYNISSLYKFSLAKNELEGTLPADLGLTLLNLREFYFGGNRLTGPLPPSMTNMSNLVKFDISENNITGPIPYNLGSLPNIQWLSLGPNALGNNMQPGDLSFFNSLVNCTRLKMLALDFNGLTGELPNSIVNLSTTMEGLYLYGNNIYGSIPQEIGKLVNMTELSLFGNFLTGSIPESIGELSKLSGLYLYDNNISGVIPTSIGNITQLSFLDLDSNMLQGSIPAQLFNISSLQNLLLANNSLEGVIPEEIMFSSQLIRLRLSHNLFTGSLPSQIGSLNHLIKLDLSYNKLTGNIPSTLDGCVMLQELYMQGNLFQGSIPSSFKSLRSLAVLDISNNKISGTIPSFFDGFGVIVFLNLSHNKLGGEVPKSGPFSNVGAFSVVVNSELCGGIPALQLPACPCPVKISRNKKKTFSLRNILLLVLLPIGILLALLALICYRRQNSKRLTYSVPILEDSRYLKLSYQDLLRATNEFAQINFLGEGRYGSVYRGVVKSMEHTVAVKVLNVEVRGANKSFLAECETLRNIRHRNLIKIITACSSTDFKGNDFKALVFEFMTNGSLDNWLHPSPHHQGNEKNLTLLQRLNISIDVALGLDYLHHHSHENIIHGDIKPSNILLDENFVAHIGDFGLARFCFDTSTSNSNQTQLSSTGIRGTIGYVPPEYGMCGEISTKGDVYSYVILLLEIFTRKRPTESGIFIDGCSNLHDYVRMALPQRVMDIADPQLVHVLDCKEDGLIVNQSYSKAVMEECLTSIFEVGILCSGETPKNRIDISVAIKQLHVARDKLLQHRVRVAVSWYDNDEFLAMKFPYFYIFHL; this is encoded by the exons ATGGTTCCCTTGCCGCTTTACAACATTTCATCCCTCTATAAATTCAGTCTAGCAAAGAATGAACTCGAAGGAACACTTCCAGCAGATTTGGGCCTCACCCTTCTAAACTTGCGAGAATTCTACTTTGGAGGAAACAGATTAACAGGCCCTCTTCCACCATCAATGACTAATATGTCCAATCTTGTAAAGTTCGACATCTCAGAAAACAATATTACTGGTCCTATACCATATAATTTGGGTAGCCTTCCTAATATTCAATGGCTAAGTCTAGGCCCTAATGCTCTTGGAAACAATATGCAGCCTGGTGATTTGAGCTTCTTCAATTCTCTAGTCAATTGTACTCGTCTAAAGATGTTGGCCTTGGACTTCAATGGTTTAACAGGGGAGCTCCCAAATTCCATCGTAAATCTTTCCACCACTATGGAGGGACTGTATCTGTACGGAAATAACATATATGGAAGCATACCTCAGGAAATCGGAAAACTTGTAAACATGACTGAACTTTCATTATTTGGCAACTTTTTGACGGGGTCCATTCCAGAATCAATTGGAGAGCTATCAAAGTTAAGCGGATTATATTTGTATGATAACAACATTTCAGGTGTAATTCCAACTTCCATCGGCAACATCACTCAATTAAGTTTTCTGGATTTAGACAGTAATATGCTCCAAGGAAGCATACCTGCTCAATTATTCAACATCTCATCTTTACAGAATCTGTTGCTTGCTAATAACAGCCTTGAAGGTGTAATACCTGAGGAAATTATGTTTTCTTCCCAACTTATACGCCTTAGACTCTCCCATAATCTATTCACAGGATCATTACCTTCTCAAATTGGAAGCTTGAATCATTTGATTAAACTAGATTTGTCTTACAACAAATTAACAGGAAATATACCCAGTACTCTGGATGGTTGTGTGATGTTGCAGGAATTATACATGCAAGGAAACCTTTTCCAAGGCAGTATTCCATCATCTTTTAAATCTTTAAGAAGTCTTGCAGTTCTAGATATTTCAAACAATAAAATCTCGGGGACTATTCCCAGCTTTTTTGATGGGTTTGGTGTAATTGTATTCCTCAACCTGTCGCACAACAAGCTTGGAGGTGAAGTGCCTAAAAGTGGTCCCTTTTCAAACGTTGGTGCCTTTTCAGTTGTTGTAAATTCGGAACTTTGTGGAGGTATTCCAGCATTGCAATTGCCTGCTTGTCCTTGTCCTGTAAAAATCTCAAGGAATAAGAAAAAAACTTTTTCCCTGAGAAATATATTACTCCTCGTTCTTTTACCCATTGGTATTTTGTTAGCATTGCTTGCCTTAATTTGCTATCGACGTCAAAACTCCAAGAGGTTGACTTACTCTGTCCCAATATTAGAGGACAGCCGATATCTTAAACTTTCATACCAGGATCTTCTACGAGCTACAAATGAGTTTGCTCAAATCAATTTTCTTGGTGAAGGAAGATACGGTTCAGTTTACAGAGGAGTTGTCAAATCGATGGAACACACGGTTGCCGTGAAGGTGCTAAACGTTGAAGTTCGTGGAGCGAACAAGAGTTTTTTGGCAGAGTGTGAAACGTTGAGGAACATTCGTCATCGGAATCTTATCAAGATAATCACAGCATGCTCTAGTACTGATTTTAAGGGAAATGACTTCAAGGCATTGGTTTTTGAGTTTATGACCAATGGGAGTTTGGACAACTGGTTGCATCCAAGTCCGCACCATCAAGGGAACGAAAAAAATTTAACTCTACTCCAGAGGCTAAATATTTCTATTGATGTTGCGCTCGGACTAGATTACCTACATCATCACAGCCATGAAAATATTATCCATGGCGACATAAAGCCAAGTAATATTCTTCTTGATGAGAATTTTGTTGCTCATATTGGCGATTTTGGTTTGGCGAGGTTCTGTTTTGATACTAGTACAAGTAACAGTAATCAAACACAGCTGAGTTCAACTGGCATACGAGGAACGATTGGATATGTTCCACCAG AGTATGGAATGTGCGGGGAGATATCTACCAAGGGAGATGTGTATAGCTATGTAATTCTTCTACTTGAAATCTTCACGCGGAAACGGCCTACAGAAAGCGGCATATTCATAGACGGTTGTAGTAATCTTCACGACTATGTGAGGATGGCACTCCCGCAAAGAGTGATGGACATTGCTGACCCGCAGCTTGTACATGTACTTGATTGTAAAGAAGATGGCTTGATTGTAAATCAATCATACAGTAAGGCTGTCATGGAAGAATGTCTGACATCAATATTTGAAGTGGGGATATTATGTTCCGGAGAGACTCCAAAAAACCGTATTGACATTAGTGTTGCTATTAAGCAGTTACATGTGGCAAGAGACAAACTTCTGCAGCACAGGGTAAGAGTGGCAGTCTCCTGGTATGACAATGATGAATTTCTAGCTATGAAGTTCCCATATTTCTATATTTTCCATTTGTAA
- the LOC141722833 gene encoding uncharacterized protein LOC141722833, which translates to MDGLKRKAIETNNPIQKAYNMDLRAQLDSEIARAFYSGGFPFHYARNPYYNKSYTMASEFNLSSYVPPTYNALRTTLLQKKELMLRENGPMFLKAVKYEGEIKDKFHLATLMREVIMEAAGMIIEASFPYIFWTPCVVHTLNLALKNIVMPRIVSLIERCMMSAIGLQRFASVTIMVRRFKLQKRSLERLVLCEEWNKPSLHLVYDMWDDMIEKVKNIIYRHEKKELFKESPFYDVVYAILIARWTKSSSPIHCFAHSLNPRYYSYDWLNGAHNRLPPHQDIELSQERNKCIKRYFPDGEARKAVSIEYARFSGHIDIFGNADSIEDRGTMDPKMWWLVHGVSATNIQEIALKLLGQPCSSSCCERNWSTYSFIHSVRRNKILPTRAEDLVYVHTNLRLLSRKSDLYLKGETKLWDVGHDHFDPLDGAEDLEIASLSLDEPEMERMIYEDDDV; encoded by the exons ATGGATGGATTAAAAAGGAAGGCAATTGAAACCAATAATCCAATTCAAAAAGCGTATAATATGGACTTGAGAGCACAATTGGATAGCGAGATTGCAAGAGCATTCTATTCCGGGGGCTTTCCATTTCACTATGCTAGAAATCCTTATTACAATAAGTCATATACAATGGCTTCCGAGTTCAACCTTTCAAGTTATGTTCCTCCGACTTACAATGCTTTACGCACCACATTGTTACAAAAAAAAGAGCTAATGTTGAGAG AAAATGGTCCTATGTTCTTGAAAGCGGTTAAATATGAAGGTGAAATCAAAGATAAATTTCATCTTGCTACCTTGATGCGAGAGGTGATCATGGAG GCTGCAG GTATGATTATTGAGGCCTCATTTCCTTATATATTTTGGACTCCTTGTGTGGTGCATACTCTCAATTTGGCACTAAAAAATATTGTGATGCCAAGAATAGTGAGTCTAATAGAGAGGTGTATGATGAGTGCCATTGGATTACAGAG GTTTGCATCTGTCACTATCATGGTTCGGAGGTTCAAACTTCAAAAACGTTCTCTTGAAAGATTGGTTCTTTGTGAGGAGTGGA ATAAGCCTTCATTGCACTTGGTTTATGACATGTGGGATGATATGATTGAGAAAGTGAAGAATATCATATATAGGCACGAGAAGAAAGAGCTCTTTAAAGAATCTCCTTTCTATGATGTAGTTTATGCGATTCTTATTGCTAGATGGACTAAGAGTTCTTCACCAATTCATTGCTTTGCACATTCACTCAATCCAAG GTATTATAGTTATGATTGGCTTAATGGAGCTCATAATCGTCTTCCCCCTCATCAAGATATTGAGCTATCTCAAGAAAGAAATAAATGTATTAAGAGATATTTTCCGGATGGGGAGGCAAGAAAAGCTGTAAGTATTGAGTATGCTCGATTTTCAGGACATATAGATATCTTCGGTAATGCTGACTCCATTGAAGATAGAGGCACTATGGATCCGAAGATGTGGTGGCTTGTTCATGGAGTTTCAGCTACAAATATTCAAGAAATAGCTTTGAAGCTATTGGGTCAACCTTGTTCTTCATCTTGTTGTGAAAGAAATTGGAGTACTTATTCCTTTATTCATTCGGTTAGAAGGAATAAGATACTACCAACTCGGGCGGAAGACTTGGTTTATGTGCACACCAACCTTCGACTCCTTTCTAGAAAAAGTGACCTTTATTTGAAGGGAGAGACAAAGTTGTGGGATGTTGGTCATGATCACTTTGATCCACTTGACGGTGCCGAGGACCTTGAGATAGCTAGTCTTTCTCTTGATGAGCCCGAGATGGAACGGATGATTTatgaagatgatgatgtttag